The Lathyrus oleraceus cultivar Zhongwan6 chromosome 5, CAAS_Psat_ZW6_1.0, whole genome shotgun sequence genome includes the window AAAAGATGAATTTAGAATTTTTTTTACTCCTTCCTAAAAAAAACCAAACACGTGTAAATAAAAATATTTCCTCTCCTTTCCCTGTAATGCAAACCAAACATACCCTAACAAAAACAACTAATTTGTTCATGTATGCCACAACAACTAATTTGTTCATGTATGCAACAACAACGAACCCTTTTCGCGTACATTCTCTAGTTCCCTTCACTCTACACCAGTAGCTAGCTACCTCATTTCTGCATATTTTTGGCTACAAAAACTCTTCCATTTTTGGCCAAGGTATGAGCCTCTCTTCTCTTATCACTGGAAAAATCTAATCAGAATCATGAAAATAACGAGCGACAAAAATTGAGCGATGAAATCACCAGTCAAACATTGTTTAAATCTTGTATTTGTGTGTCATGTTTTTTGCATTCGTTCAGGATGAAGAAGTCATTGGTTTGGCCTCTCATAACGAGACGAGGATTCAGTTCCAGCTCTGAGAAAATGGTTGCCTCCGTGCTGTTTGAGAGATTGCCCGTGGTCATTCCCAAAATTGACCCTGTTGTTTATGCATTTCAAGAATTCTCGTAAGTCTTTTTCGCCGCCACTTTCATATTGCAAGctaaatgtttgaatttggaCTTTATTGTTTATGAATTTGTACTGATTTTGCAAATTAGTTGCAGGATGATGAAGCATCCTATTACTATTAGCACCTACCATTGTTTATTAATTGTTATGTGTTTACATTTTGGCAATCGATCTTGCACTGATTATCCTAATTATAGTTATAATCCCTTTTGGCTATAGGCATTAAACAACATCACAGTGTCATATGATATATGATATCTCTTATGCCTCTAGTGATTTGACTACCCCTCATCTAATTTACTCTCCTTACAATTTTTTTATAAGTTTCCACAATCTTTTAAACATAGGGGCTATCCCGATTCGCTCTTTCTAATGTTGTAATTTCTAATCCTATCCCGTGTAGTCTTACCGCACATTCAACACAACATTCTCATCTTTGCCAGTGcacttattttatttttgtgtggGTTTTACCACCGAACATTCCATCCCATACAACGTTTCTGGTCTTATAGCTGTATAGTAAAATTTTCTCTTCATCTTGAGCAATACTTTTGTATTACTTAAAATTTTCTTCTTCATTTCAAGATTTCTCTGTTGTTTTGTACCACACAACCAAAATATTTAAACTGTATATAACTTATGGTATGTTATGATCTCAACTTTCACCAATAAGTTAGAAATGCTTGCCTTTTGCTAAGCTTGTATTTCATGTACTGTCTTGCTTCTATTCAGATAGAAGTCATACACTTATAAGGCTTGTCTCCAAATCTCTAACTCCCATTTACTTTCTCATTCCACTCCAGTAGGACTTTATCACATGCAAAAAAACGCGAATGTTATTTCCACATATGTTAAGAACAGTAGGTAGGGTGTTTAGTATGTTCAGTTTGTACATGGATGTTCCTAAAATTCCGTTTTCGTGTTTAGATGTGTCTAACTCTCATTCTTTTATCTCTCAAGCTAAATAAGTAGTATTAATAAGGCGCATATTTgaactaaataaataaataattatgTCTAATAATTTAAAATGGGACTTATATATAGGAACGACAATGATAGTAATATAGAGGAGAAAAATAAGGAATGTCTTTAGTGAAATTTAgtttttcattttttatgaaGAAAAAAAGTAATATATGATTTGAAATATCAACACTTTGTTTTTTCTACTTTTAAGAATTAAGATGGAAAAAATGAGGTTAGCGTCTAAAACATAAGGTTTTGTTGTTAATGTGACTTAGTTCAAAAATCTGCTATTGTTTGTTTAGTAAACATGAAGTTGCTATTGTTAATATTTTATTGTCTTCTGTTGTGTGTTGTCTTACTGATATTGTGGCTGTTCTTGTTGTATAATTACATTTTTTATGGGCTTTCAAATCAATGGCTAGGTTTCGTTGGCGACAACAATATCAACGTAGATATCCTGATGAATTTCTAGACAGATCCGATGCAAGGTATGAGTAATTAAGAGTAGGTTTATGAGTAAACAATTTGGTTTTTTAAAATTGGTTCATCCAAAAGAGAGATATTTTAAGATCCTATCTGTTTAAGTGATGTCACAAATGGCAAAATACAAATAGATCTTTCTTTTAATCTATTATCTTGAAAATTGCCCTACTTTCAGGGGGAAAGGTGATTATCAAATTGACTATGTGCCAGCACCACGAACCACTGAAGCAGACAAAAACAATGATCTAAGGTGTGCAACAAATTAGCAGACTGTTCATTATGTAACTTTCCATAAGAAAATGTTTTCGTTCAATTTCTGGAATATATGAAGTAGAATGAATGAAAATAAGAGATGTCTCGTAACAAATATTTATGATTTCTCCAATCAATTACATACTTGGTTGTTATCGTTTCTTCCTATTCCGGGAGTGAGCAAATCTCCTTTTGTTTGGTGCGCTACTTAGTATAGATTTTCTTAATCAATGGTAATTTAGTTTGTTCTTTATTCACTTACCTTCTCTATTGGTTTTTGATTGAGTTTAGCTTTGAGGTATTGGTAGTTAATATATAATGCTTGATGCAAGATTGTCATCAGATATTTTAGTTGTATTCATAGTGCACCTTCAGACTTTAATCAAATGTTCGCACCGAATGCATTAAATGATGAGGGTAAAGACTGTAAAGATTAGTATTTTGgtatttatatttaattaaattaagtATTGCAGCACATTAGTACGTGTCAGCTTACTGTTAgctattttattgttttagtcAAAATCAGTTCCTAGACTTTTGGAAGGAATAAACTGCTCGTTCTCCCGGTTTCTTAGATAATAGAGTCAAAGCTAGTATAATTTTGAGTGAGAGACATGAAAACTTAACGAGCTTTCATTTGCTTAATCAttactattttatttataaaGAACTGAAGTTATTTTCAGACATAATTGCTGCGTTGTGGTTGAATAGTCTCTTACTTGTCTCTTTAGGTCACTGCAAAGAGCTCTTGACAAGAGACTCTACCTTCTTCTTTACGGAAATGCTTATGGGGCTCCAAGCGGAAAGCCTGTGTGGCATTTTCCAGAGAAAGTATATGAATCAGAGGAAACCATGCGTAAGGTAAATATTCTTAAGTGGCTTTGACTATATCTTCCAGTGTTCTTAAGTAGCTATAGCACAACAAAATTTGAACAAATTGCTATTGTTCTTCGATATATTTAGTACAAAGTGTTGTCAAATAGTATCTATCTTGGTGC containing:
- the LOC127087451 gene encoding uncharacterized protein LOC127087451; this encodes MKKSLVWPLITRRGFSSSSEKMVASVLFERLPVVIPKIDPVVYAFQEFSFRWRQQYQRRYPDEFLDRSDARGKGDYQIDYVPAPRTTEADKNNDLRSLQRALDKRLYLLLYGNAYGAPSGKPVWHFPEKVYESEETMRKCAESALESVLGDLSNTYFVGNAPMAHMVVPPKEEQSGSAPFKKFFFKSQVIAKNKFDIGKCEEYVWVTKNELMKYFPEQAEFFNKMIIS